One stretch of Spiroplasma mirum ATCC 29335 DNA includes these proteins:
- a CDS encoding single-stranded DNA-binding protein → MLNRVTLVGRLTRDLELRNSVNGKPFVAFTMAVNSSFNDQVAFVPCFAWNKVAENMARYLKKGSLIALDGRIQTRTDNNNGQQMTVVQVVADSVSFLDSRNTNSTTNVDSIPTPNNVDFDNITFGENQQSLPNPQNDNDEPISFDGDDAILWD, encoded by the coding sequence ATGTTAAATAGAGTTACCTTAGTAGGAAGACTAACAAGAGATTTAGAATTACGAAATTCAGTTAATGGAAAACCATTTGTTGCTTTTACAATGGCGGTTAATAGTTCATTTAATGACCAAGTCGCTTTTGTGCCGTGCTTTGCTTGAAATAAAGTTGCCGAAAACATGGCCCGTTATTTAAAAAAAGGTTCGCTAATTGCCTTAGATGGTAGAATTCAAACTAGAACTGATAATAATAATGGTCAGCAGATGACTGTTGTGCAAGTGGTCGCTGATAGTGTGTCATTCTTAGACTCTCGTAATACTAATTCAACTACTAATGTTGATAGCATTCCAACTCCAAATAATGTTGATTTTGATAATATTACGTTTGGTGAAAATCAACAATCATTACCAAATCCCCAAAATGATAATGACGAACCAATTAGTTTTGACGGGGATGATGCCATATTATGAGATTAA
- the rpsR gene encoding 30S ribosomal protein S18, translated as MNPKFKRFKKQCYFTKNKMNYIDYKDAELLKKFTSNNGQILPKRVTGTCAKHQRMLATAIKRGRQMALLPFVID; from the coding sequence ATGAACCCAAAATTTAAAAGATTTAAAAAACAATGTTATTTTACTAAAAATAAAATGAATTATATTGATTATAAAGATGCTGAATTACTAAAAAAATTCACGTCAAATAATGGTCAAATTTTGCCAAAAAGAGTTACAGGAACTTGCGCCAAACACCAACGCATGTTAGCGACAGCTATTAAAAGAGGTCGCCAAATGGCATTATTACCATTTGTAATTGACTAG
- a CDS encoding NAD(P)/FAD-dependent oxidoreductase, which produces MTIHTNYEITNVDFPNKTVKGINLITKEPIEDYYDKLVIAVGGSLDKLDLPGNDAHNIYAPASLEAAVKIREELTDKIKTVVVVGDGPIGLEFCENFTRNDKRVILIEEQDQVLKDL; this is translated from the coding sequence ATTACTATTCATACCAATTATGAAATTACCAATGTTGATTTTCCAAATAAAACAGTGAAGGGAATTAATTTAATAACAAAAGAACCGATTGAAGATTATTATGATAAATTAGTGATTGCTGTCGGAGGGAGTTTAGATAAGTTAGATTTGCCAGGAAATGATGCTCATAATATCTATGCGCCCGCGTCTTTAGAAGCAGCTGTTAAAATTCGCGAAGAATTAACTGACAAAATTAAAACGGTGGTTGTAGTTGGTGATGGGCCAATTGGTTTAGAGTTTTGTGAAAATTTTACCCGAAATGATAAACGCGTAATTTTAATTGAAGAACAAGACCAAGTGTTAAAAGATTTATAA
- a CDS encoding nitroreductase family protein yields MSVKDAIEWRKTVKIYDDNRAISSKELETIIEAGRMAPSSMGLEVCNIVVIKNKEIKAKFAYDVLNGSNVEKGLKCDTLVCLVGYNATYLVSDEFLRSRLHRNEALDEKKLSETIEKYRQYLENHNNLTSYVDSQVYITTAFMTLQAADLKIGTTIIGGFNAHHSNDLLHELGYIDKNIKHTVLLLALGKYDEKTNGATFARKRISTEEFAKIVK; encoded by the coding sequence ATGTCAGTAAAAGATGCAATTGAATGACGAAAAACAGTCAAAATATATGATGATAACAGAGCAATTAGTTCTAAAGAATTAGAAACAATTATTGAGGCTGGGCGTATGGCCCCTAGTTCAATGGGATTAGAAGTTTGTAATATTGTTGTGATTAAAAATAAAGAAATTAAAGCAAAATTTGCGTATGATGTTTTAAACGGGTCAAATGTGGAAAAAGGTTTAAAATGTGATACTTTGGTATGTTTAGTTGGTTATAATGCAACTTATTTAGTCTCCGATGAATTTTTAAGAAGTCGTTTACATCGGAACGAAGCATTAGATGAAAAGAAACTAAGTGAAACCATTGAAAAATATCGCCAATATTTAGAAAACCATAATAATTTAACTAGTTATGTTGATAGTCAAGTCTATATCACAACTGCTTTTATGACCCTGCAAGCTGCTGATTTAAAAATTGGAACAACAATAATTGGGGGCTTTAATGCTCATCATAGTAATGATTTATTACATGAACTTGGTTATATTGATAAAAATATTAAACATACCGTATTGTTATTAGCACTTGGAAAATATGACGAAAAAACAAATGGCGCAACTTTTGCTCGGAAAAGAATTAGCACCGAAGAATTTGCAAAAATTGTTAAGTAA
- the rpmE gene encoding 50S ribosomal protein L31: MAKKGIHQKYFDTKITCTTCGTEFMSGSTRGEEIKVDTCSSCHPFYTGNQQFANAAGRVERFKSKFNKKEEIAKQTASLSKAQKDLNKKMQKIKKKHP, translated from the coding sequence GTGGCAAAAAAAGGTATCCATCAAAAATATTTTGATACTAAAATTACATGCACTACTTGTGGAACGGAATTTATGAGTGGATCAACTAGAGGTGAAGAAATTAAAGTTGATACTTGTTCTTCATGCCATCCATTCTACACTGGTAACCAACAATTTGCGAATGCAGCAGGACGAGTTGAACGTTTCAAATCTAAATTTAATAAAAAAGAAGAAATTGCTAAACAAACTGCCAGTTTATCAAAAGCACAAAAAGATTTAAACAAAAAAATGCAAAAGATAAAAAAGAAGCACCCGTAA
- a CDS encoding DHH family phosphoesterase, whose translation MREKMDLILAKIKEYDKIICLRHISPDEDAYGSSFGLANFIKENYPTKKVLTDGEANDNLSFLGVPEKLTAEDYQNALVIVTDTANTERIDSLYWQTSQEVIKIDHHPDDTPYGDLSWVDAKRIAASEMVSELVFHSKLKVSPETARLLYTGIITDSNRFLFRNTTNVTLILASKLLATGFDVQEIYQNLYLESWANVKFKNYLQNLVEISAHGVGYIKITDEMLQQHQMTYDLVKGWVNILANIKEIKIWLFFIENKAENFVSVSMRSRHYNVNKVAKKIPWGRAFVSKWN comes from the coding sequence ATGCGCGAAAAAATGGATTTGATCTTAGCAAAGATTAAAGAATACGACAAAATAATTTGCTTACGTCATATTTCCCCGGACGAGGATGCTTATGGCTCATCATTTGGGTTGGCTAATTTTATTAAGGAAAACTATCCAACTAAAAAAGTCCTAACTGATGGGGAAGCAAATGATAATTTATCATTTTTAGGTGTTCCCGAAAAGTTAACGGCTGAAGATTACCAAAATGCGTTAGTAATTGTCACTGATACTGCTAATACTGAACGCATTGATAGTTTGTATTGGCAAACATCCCAAGAAGTGATTAAAATTGACCACCATCCCGATGATACCCCTTATGGAGATCTTTCCTGAGTTGATGCGAAACGAATTGCTGCTTCAGAAATGGTGAGTGAGTTAGTTTTCCATAGTAAATTAAAAGTTTCACCAGAAACTGCGCGGTTGTTATACACAGGAATTATTACTGATTCAAATCGTTTTTTATTTCGCAACACCACAAATGTGACCTTAATTCTGGCAAGTAAACTTTTAGCAACTGGTTTTGATGTGCAAGAAATTTATCAAAATTTATATTTGGAATCATGAGCTAATGTAAAGTTTAAAAACTACTTGCAAAATTTAGTTGAAATTAGTGCGCACGGTGTTGGGTATATTAAAATTACCGATGAGATGTTACAGCAGCATCAAATGACATATGATCTTGTTAAAGGGTGAGTTAATATCTTAGCTAATATTAAAGAAATTAAAATTTGGTTATTTTTTATCGAAAATAAAGCTGAAAATTTTGTTAGTGTTAGTATGAGAAGTCGTCACTATAATGTTAATAAGGTTGCAAAAAAAATACCATGGGGGAGGGCATTTGTTAGCAAGTGGAATTAA
- a CDS encoding thymidine kinase yields MYFLNRNAKIGWVEVITGCMFAGKTEEFIRRIVRLSYAKFKIQVFKPAIDNRYSNDNVVSHSQKSIKAISVNNTKELLAKLAPYTDVVGIDEVQFFDNEIVKVADDLANKGIIVIVNGLDKDFRAEPFLNVEQLMSKAEEVKKLHAICVKCGNLANRTQRLINGKPANYHDPIVLIGEKDKYEARCRHCHEVVY; encoded by the coding sequence ATGTATTTTTTAAATAGAAATGCCAAAATTGGGTGAGTTGAAGTTATTACGGGTTGTATGTTTGCAGGAAAAACCGAAGAATTTATTCGCCGGATTGTGCGCTTAAGTTATGCTAAATTTAAAATTCAGGTTTTTAAACCAGCAATTGATAATCGTTATAGTAATGATAATGTTGTTAGTCATAGCCAAAAATCAATTAAAGCAATTTCAGTTAACAATACCAAAGAATTATTAGCAAAACTAGCACCCTATACGGATGTGGTAGGGATTGATGAAGTTCAATTCTTTGATAATGAAATTGTGAAAGTAGCAGATGATTTAGCGAACAAGGGAATTATTGTAATTGTGAATGGTTTGGATAAGGATTTTCGAGCTGAACCATTTCTAAATGTGGAACAATTAATGAGTAAGGCAGAAGAAGTTAAAAAGTTACATGCTATTTGTGTTAAATGTGGTAATTTAGCTAACCGTACGCAACGATTAATTAACGGGAAACCCGCTAATTACCATGATCCAATTGTGTTAATTGGTGAAAAAGATAAATATGAAGCGCGTTGTCGCCATTGTCACGAGGTTGTTTACTAA
- the prfA gene encoding peptide chain release factor 1, with translation MNQKTIDRLETMLKRKQQIEGELVNPEIVNDVKKLTALSKEQAQIADIVDVYLQYKNILQNIKEAKLILETEKEGELIELAKEEIKTSEVEKEELEAELKIMLLPKDPNDEKNVIVEIRGAAGGDEGNIFAGDLYRMYLKYAEQQGWKIDVIEENDSEAGGFSSISFILKGDRVYSKMKFESGAHRVQRVPKTESKGRVHTSTATVVVLPEIEEVDFEIKPADLKIDTYRASGAGGQHVNTTDSAVRITHIPTGTVVTSQDGRSQHDNKALAMQHLRSKLYEEQQRKINEERGNLRKDAVGTGDRSEKIRTYNYPQNRVTDHRINLTLQKLDQIMEGNLDEIITALMNEEQSLKMEGN, from the coding sequence ATGAATCAGAAAACAATTGACCGTTTAGAAACAATGTTAAAACGAAAACAACAAATTGAAGGAGAGTTAGTAAATCCAGAGATTGTTAATGATGTTAAAAAACTGACAGCACTATCAAAAGAGCAAGCACAAATTGCTGACATTGTTGATGTTTATTTGCAATATAAAAATATTTTGCAAAATATTAAAGAAGCAAAACTGATTTTAGAAACGGAAAAAGAAGGAGAGTTAATTGAATTGGCAAAAGAAGAAATTAAAACTTCGGAAGTAGAGAAAGAAGAACTGGAAGCAGAATTAAAAATAATGTTATTGCCAAAAGATCCCAATGATGAAAAAAATGTTATTGTAGAGATTCGCGGAGCTGCTGGTGGTGATGAAGGTAATATTTTTGCTGGTGATTTGTATCGAATGTATTTGAAATATGCGGAGCAACAAGGTTGAAAAATTGATGTGATTGAAGAAAATGATTCAGAAGCAGGCGGATTTTCCTCAATTTCTTTCATCTTAAAAGGTGACCGGGTTTATTCAAAAATGAAATTTGAATCGGGAGCCCACCGTGTGCAAAGAGTTCCGAAAACTGAAAGTAAAGGACGAGTTCATACTTCAACTGCCACAGTAGTAGTTCTTCCTGAGATTGAAGAAGTTGATTTTGAAATTAAACCAGCAGATTTAAAAATTGATACCTACCGAGCTTCTGGAGCTGGCGGACAGCATGTTAACACTACTGATTCAGCTGTTCGAATTACCCATATTCCAACAGGAACCGTAGTAACTTCACAAGATGGCCGTAGTCAACATGATAATAAAGCATTAGCAATGCAACATTTAAGAAGTAAACTATACGAAGAACAACAACGTAAAATTAATGAAGAGCGTGGTAATTTACGAAAAGATGCGGTCGGAACTGGTGATCGTAGTGAAAAAATCCGTACTTATAACTATCCACAAAACCGGGTGACTGATCATCGTATTAACTTAACTTTGCAAAAGTTAGACCAAATTATGGAAGGCAATTTGGATGAAATTATTACAGCATTAATGAACGAAGAACAAAGTTTAAAAATGGAAGGTAATTAA
- the prmC gene encoding peptide chain release factor N(5)-glutamine methyltransferase, with the protein MTVNELIKKSEDFLADSDVINYSADIKTLIAYYSKTTISKLYACQNEPISFDFDQYWQDLTAYKIGKPIQHITNVQFFYGYDFYVDNNVLIPRYETEELVDEVNNLIDQYQWDDPHNLTLIDIGTGSGAIAISLGLENPQLKVYASDISPAALTVAAKNINNLNAHNVKLLEGNILAPFIKNNIKADILVCNPPYIPQHQAISKRVKNYEPHVALFGQEDGLFFYQKIFENWQAVVKTKAILCFEYGYDQKKDLEKLVKQFFKHSQYKFMKDINKKWRMLFIFVL; encoded by the coding sequence ATGACTGTTAATGAATTAATTAAAAAATCAGAAGATTTTTTAGCGGATAGTGATGTTATTAATTATAGTGCTGATATTAAAACTTTAATTGCATATTATAGTAAAACAACAATTTCAAAATTATATGCTTGTCAGAATGAACCAATTTCTTTTGATTTTGATCAGTATTGACAAGATTTAACAGCTTATAAAATTGGCAAACCAATTCAACACATTACAAATGTGCAGTTTTTTTATGGTTATGATTTTTATGTTGATAATAATGTTTTAATCCCCCGCTATGAAACAGAAGAATTAGTAGATGAAGTTAATAATTTAATTGATCAATATCAATGGGATGATCCCCATAATTTAACTTTAATTGATATTGGGACTGGGAGTGGGGCAATTGCTATTAGCTTGGGGCTAGAAAATCCCCAGTTAAAAGTGTATGCAAGTGATATTTCACCCGCCGCCTTGACAGTTGCGGCAAAAAATATTAACAACTTAAATGCTCACAATGTTAAGTTATTAGAAGGAAATATATTAGCACCGTTTATTAAAAATAATATTAAAGCTGATATTTTAGTTTGTAATCCGCCCTATATTCCCCAGCATCAAGCAATTAGCAAGCGTGTTAAAAATTATGAACCGCATGTTGCTTTGTTTGGCCAAGAAGATGGGTTATTTTTCTATCAAAAAATTTTTGAAAATTGACAAGCAGTTGTGAAAACAAAAGCAATTTTATGTTTTGAATATGGTTATGACCAAAAAAAAGATCTAGAAAAATTAGTTAAACAATTCTTTAAACATTCCCAATATAAATTCATGAAAGATATCAATAAAAAATGAAGAATGTTATTTATATTTGTTTTGTAG
- a CDS encoding L-threonylcarbamoyladenylate synthase: MKIYHLADKKKIIAAFKEHQVLIIPTDTIYGFACTIDNLAGKKRIYELKQRLEKMYLSLVVDSLWTAKKLIKINKNDLKYFKSKNSITIIGEIYARVNDQYHITFNNTIAVRITKWKWLKQILKKTGPIFATSVNITGQRYGKELNDFKDFAVDVIVDNGYLDNQPSKIYNALTREFVR, translated from the coding sequence ATGAAAATTTATCATCTTGCCGACAAGAAAAAAATTATTGCAGCATTTAAAGAACACCAAGTATTAATTATTCCAACTGATACAATTTATGGTTTTGCGTGCACCATTGATAATTTAGCAGGTAAAAAAAGAATTTATGAGTTAAAACAACGTTTAGAAAAAATGTACTTATCATTAGTAGTTGATTCATTATGAACAGCAAAAAAGTTAATTAAAATTAATAAAAATGATTTGAAATATTTTAAATCAAAAAATTCAATTACTATAATTGGTGAAATTTATGCGAGAGTTAATGACCAATACCACATTACTTTTAATAATACGATTGCGGTGCGGATTACAAAGTGGAAATGATTAAAACAAATCTTAAAAAAAACAGGACCAATTTTTGCTACCAGTGTTAATATTACTGGCCAACGTTATGGGAAAGAACTTAATGATTTTAAAGATTTTGCGGTGGATGTTATTGTTGATAATGGATATTTAGATAACCAACCATCAAAAATTTATAATGCTTTAACTAGAGAATTTGTTAGATAG
- a CDS encoding BMP family ABC transporter substrate-binding protein has product MKKLLGLLMALSLVATSVTSVVSCTKKYTFDSDVWVITDGGTISDNSFNQSAWEGASAYLVSKQDPTHYGPGDKWKSSKWRASYFEAASQTTSDFRVAYVTSKIAGAKTMILPGFNHGNTIGWAANLADNLIYIDGSGQGVHLDMDKNKPVAKNIIGLQYEAESSGFFAGLAAAVYLNANIKEFGTNLKIATYGGMDNSRAVSNYMWGFLVAFDIFNKIIKEDPKYPKLGSLKRVVLNLVNTLNPDVKTLNSISKVENVLSPDESWFSQSFEAGHGKDISDSLISKGANVIFPVAGPQTQDTIDRIKYNKSNAKIVGVDTEQSKIYGEYYIITSALKEIATSTQDALKNIYSSACGFDPSSNSWNKPQTDTCWINTDQSSLRHPSWTGIEPTKSIPKTVTELIHNTSDDSAKDTAFDKIVAVLEAVYSVGISGNQPVAAKFFPGTLANTYQSQDELKDYIWQAIEDKL; this is encoded by the coding sequence ATGAAAAAACTTCTTGGATTATTAATGGCATTGTCACTAGTGGCAACATCAGTAACATCAGTTGTTTCATGTACCAAAAAATACACTTTTGATAGTGATGTTTGAGTTATAACTGATGGGGGAACAATTAGTGATAATTCATTTAATCAATCTGCATGAGAAGGAGCTAGTGCTTATTTGGTATCTAAGCAAGATCCAACTCATTATGGACCTGGTGATAAATGAAAAAGTAGTAAATGACGAGCAAGTTATTTTGAAGCGGCTTCACAAACAACATCTGATTTTAGGGTGGCATATGTAACATCTAAAATTGCGGGAGCTAAAACAATGATTTTACCAGGGTTTAACCATGGAAATACCATCGGTTGGGCAGCAAATCTTGCTGATAATCTAATTTATATTGATGGTTCTGGTCAAGGAGTTCATTTGGATATGGATAAAAATAAACCAGTTGCCAAAAATATTATTGGTTTACAATATGAAGCTGAATCATCAGGTTTCTTTGCTGGTTTAGCAGCAGCTGTATACCTAAATGCGAATATTAAAGAATTCGGAACTAATCTTAAAATAGCAACATACGGGGGGATGGACAATTCCAGGGCTGTATCAAACTATATGTGAGGATTCTTAGTTGCTTTTGATATTTTTAACAAAATTATCAAAGAAGATCCAAAATATCCTAAACTGGGATCTTTAAAACGAGTAGTATTAAACCTTGTTAATACCTTGAACCCAGATGTCAAAACATTAAATTCAATTAGTAAAGTAGAAAATGTTTTAAGCCCTGATGAATCATGATTTTCACAATCATTTGAAGCTGGGCATGGAAAAGATATTTCTGATTCATTAATTAGTAAAGGGGCAAATGTTATTTTCCCAGTGGCGGGACCACAAACCCAAGACACAATTGATCGGATTAAATATAATAAATCAAATGCCAAAATTGTCGGTGTTGATACTGAACAATCAAAAATTTATGGTGAATATTATATTATTACTAGTGCGTTAAAAGAAATTGCAACATCGACCCAAGATGCATTAAAAAATATTTATTCTTCAGCTTGTGGGTTTGACCCAAGTTCTAATAGTTGAAATAAACCACAAACAGATACTTGTTGAATTAATACTGACCAATCTTCACTACGCCACCCAAGTTGAACTGGAATTGAACCAACAAAATCAATTCCTAAAACAGTTACGGAGTTAATTCATAATACTAGTGATGATAGTGCAAAAGATACGGCGTTTGATAAAATCGTTGCTGTTCTAGAA